From a single Planococcus shenhongbingii genomic region:
- the arr gene encoding NAD(+)--rifampin ADP-ribosyltransferase produces the protein MNDKKDVLDPGPFFHGTKAQLKIGDLLEAQNLSNYQDKKSNYIYFTATLEAAKWGAELAASNAKERIYLVEPLGDFENDPNLTDKRFPGNPTRSYRSKSPLKIVAELGSWERHSDEQINHMLASLKALREQGKAIILD, from the coding sequence ATGAATGACAAAAAAGATGTCTTAGACCCCGGTCCTTTCTTTCACGGAACAAAAGCCCAATTGAAGATCGGTGATTTATTGGAGGCGCAGAATTTATCCAATTACCAGGACAAGAAATCCAATTACATCTATTTCACGGCCACATTGGAAGCTGCCAAATGGGGAGCGGAACTCGCAGCCTCCAACGCCAAAGAAAGAATTTATCTGGTCGAACCACTGGGCGATTTTGAAAATGATCCGAACTTGACCGACAAACGGTTTCCCGGCAATCCAACACGCTCGTACCGATCCAAATCCCCTCTGAAGATCGTTGCTGAATTGGGATCTTGGGAACGGCATTCCGATGAACAAATCAATCATATGCTGGCTTCTTTAAAAGCCTTGCGGGAACAAGGAAAGGCGATTATATTGGACTGA
- a CDS encoding bile acid:sodium symporter family protein, with protein sequence MKGLDKISSLAGKYFALIVIVCSVLAFMVPSLFSSFGAYITLLLGVVMFGMGLTLKASDFKLVFTNPIPVLIGVTAQFSIMPTIAFIIAYLLRLPAELAAGLVLLGSVPGGTSSNVMVYLAKGNVPLSITMTSASTLLAPIMTPFLLLIFAGQWLPVDPISMFMFIIQVIIIPIILGLLISKFLPVVTRKSVSVLPLISIAAITIIVSAIVANNKDNIAAAGILVFAAVLLHNGFGLLLGYYAAKALKLSPQDQRAISIEVGMQNSGLGVALASAYFTPLAALPSAFASAWQVITGTFLASYWAKHEVPKDKDIAEVQSNHNSLADVKRPSK encoded by the coding sequence ATGAAAGGGCTCGACAAAATCAGCAGTCTAGCCGGCAAGTATTTCGCATTGATCGTCATCGTGTGTTCCGTGCTTGCTTTTATGGTTCCAAGTCTGTTTTCTTCATTTGGTGCGTACATCACCCTCTTACTCGGCGTCGTCATGTTCGGTATGGGGCTTACGTTAAAAGCATCCGACTTTAAATTAGTGTTTACAAATCCAATCCCGGTTCTAATAGGAGTAACCGCACAGTTCTCAATCATGCCAACAATCGCCTTTATCATTGCGTACTTATTGAGATTGCCTGCAGAACTTGCGGCAGGATTGGTTTTGCTGGGCAGCGTACCCGGGGGAACTTCTTCAAATGTCATGGTCTATTTGGCAAAAGGAAACGTCCCTCTCTCCATCACCATGACAAGTGCCTCTACTTTGCTGGCGCCTATTATGACGCCTTTTCTGCTGTTAATATTTGCAGGGCAATGGCTGCCAGTTGATCCGATTTCCATGTTCATGTTCATCATACAAGTGATCATCATTCCAATTATCCTAGGCTTGTTAATCAGTAAATTCCTGCCTGTGGTTACCCGAAAAAGCGTATCCGTCTTGCCTTTAATCTCCATTGCGGCCATCACCATTATTGTGTCAGCAATCGTGGCCAACAATAAAGATAATATTGCTGCGGCAGGCATTCTCGTATTTGCAGCAGTCCTGCTGCACAATGGCTTCGGGCTGCTGCTCGGATATTACGCAGCGAAAGCCTTAAAACTGTCTCCTCAGGATCAGCGCGCCATTTCAATCGAAGTCGGCATGCAAAACTCCGGTCTCGGAGTAGCCCTGGCTTCAGCATATTTCACACCGCTTGCCGCATTGCCAAGTGCCTTCGCCTCGGCATGGCAAGTGATAACCGGCACGTTTCTCGCTTCCTACTGGGCAAAACATGAAGTGCCAAAAGACAAGGACATTGCAGAAGTGCAGTCAAATCACAATTCTTTAGCTGATGTAAAAAGACCATCGAAATAG